The Cyanobacteria bacterium GSL.Bin1 genome includes a window with the following:
- a CDS encoding DUF2281 domain-containing protein, with amino-acid sequence MITLKGTYQNGTIKLDEPLPENLEGKKVEITVKESSMPKRRQSGSAKGQIWISPDFDESLEDFEPYLR; translated from the coding sequence ATGATTACACTCAAGGGAACGTATCAAAATGGAACCATCAAACTTGATGAACCCTTACCCGAAAATTTAGAAGGGAAAAAGGTCGAGATTACTGTGAAGGAAAGCTCCATGCCAAAACGCCGTCAGAGTGGGAGTGCTAAAGGACAAATTTGGATATCTCCTGATTTTGATGAATCTTTAGAAGACTTTGAACCCTATTTAAGATGA